In one Pseudodesulfovibrio tunisiensis genomic region, the following are encoded:
- a CDS encoding N-acetylmuramoyl-L-alanine amidase has product MKHTRTFHPAGLGALLLCLVIFISGVSAHAESAKYCFTKGYQEFHALKKTRTKKKYRSNWLKVEKWFSRALKADPDGSFAPKSLYYLGRVHEELGVQSGRKSDFNRAEDYFGRVVARFPRHGWADDCLYRRAVIRYKRLNDRKGARQDLAKIITQYPRADMYSRSRTLLSQLGGYKSAVAAAKASQKPRQKPTPKKTTYRAPDPSGQAHLDQVRFKSSDDYTRVVLELDGRSKYRYQLLAPSPKHNRPHRLYIDLENSRLGHDVPASTTVADGLLKQIRAGQFDKSTTRVVLDFHALREYKVFPLDNPFRIVVDVYSNGDETPVPAQARTGITPKKDYRPPKGSKRMAGDLLEQLGLTVRTIMLDAGHGGKDPGAVANGLREKDVNLKFVKLLGRMLEEKGFHVLYTRSTDTFIPLEQRTALANAKKADMFLSVHCNANRNKRVHGLETYSLNLAKTNAAVRIAARENAVDPRSISDLQFILTDLMVNSKIKESQDLASDVQKQTVSYVRRKWQVKNMGTREAPFYVLMGARMPSVLVELGYLTNRTEAKRLRSDKYLTYLARGIVQGVIAYKGKIERYAMK; this is encoded by the coding sequence ATGAAACACACCCGGACTTTCCATCCTGCGGGCCTCGGCGCCCTGCTTCTCTGCCTGGTGATCTTCATCTCCGGGGTCTCGGCTCACGCCGAGTCCGCCAAGTACTGCTTCACCAAGGGCTATCAGGAATTTCACGCGCTCAAGAAAACGCGTACCAAGAAAAAATACCGTTCGAACTGGCTCAAGGTGGAAAAATGGTTTTCCCGGGCGCTCAAGGCCGACCCGGACGGCTCCTTTGCGCCCAAGTCCCTCTACTATCTCGGTCGGGTACACGAAGAACTCGGCGTCCAGAGCGGCAGGAAATCCGATTTCAACCGGGCCGAGGACTATTTCGGAAGGGTTGTCGCCCGGTTTCCGCGCCATGGCTGGGCCGACGACTGCCTCTACCGCCGGGCCGTGATCCGCTACAAGCGGTTGAACGACCGCAAGGGCGCACGGCAGGACCTTGCCAAAATCATCACCCAGTATCCGCGGGCGGACATGTATTCCCGCTCCAGGACCCTGCTGTCCCAGCTCGGCGGATACAAGTCCGCAGTGGCCGCGGCCAAGGCATCCCAGAAGCCCAGGCAAAAGCCGACACCCAAAAAGACGACATACCGGGCTCCGGACCCGTCCGGTCAGGCCCATCTGGATCAGGTGCGGTTCAAGTCCAGCGACGACTACACCCGCGTGGTTCTGGAACTCGACGGACGCTCCAAGTACCGCTACCAGCTTCTTGCCCCGTCTCCCAAGCACAATCGGCCCCACAGGCTCTACATCGATCTGGAAAACTCCCGGCTCGGGCACGACGTTCCGGCCAGCACCACGGTGGCGGACGGCCTGCTCAAGCAGATTCGCGCCGGCCAGTTCGACAAGTCCACCACCCGCGTGGTTCTGGATTTCCACGCCCTGCGCGAATACAAGGTCTTTCCTCTGGACAACCCGTTTCGCATCGTGGTCGATGTGTATTCCAACGGAGACGAGACCCCTGTCCCGGCTCAGGCCAGGACCGGCATCACCCCGAAAAAGGATTACCGCCCGCCCAAGGGCAGCAAGCGCATGGCCGGAGACCTGCTGGAACAGCTCGGTCTGACCGTCCGCACCATCATGCTGGATGCCGGACACGGAGGAAAGGACCCCGGCGCCGTGGCAAACGGCCTGCGCGAAAAGGACGTGAACCTCAAGTTCGTCAAGCTCCTCGGCAGGATGCTTGAGGAAAAGGGATTCCACGTTCTGTACACGCGTTCCACGGATACCTTCATCCCCTTGGAACAGCGTACCGCTCTGGCCAATGCCAAGAAGGCGGACATGTTTCTGTCCGTGCACTGCAACGCCAACCGCAACAAGCGGGTGCATGGTCTGGAAACCTACAGCCTGAACCTTGCCAAGACCAATGCGGCCGTGCGCATCGCGGCGCGGGAAAACGCAGTTGATCCGCGCAGCATCAGCGATCTCCAATTCATCCTCACCGATCTGATGGTGAACTCCAAGATCAAGGAAAGTCAGGATCTGGCCAGCGACGTGCAGAAACAGACCGTGTCCTACGTGCGCCGCAAATGGCAGGTCAAGAACATGGGCACCCGCGAAGCCCCGTTCTACGTGCTCATGGGCGCACGCATGCCCTCGGTGCTCGTGGAGCTCGGCTACCTCACCAACCGCACCGAAGCCAAACGGCTCAGGTCCGACAAGTACCTGACCTATCTCGCCCGCGGCATCGTTCAGGGAGTGATTGCCTACAAAGGCAAAATCGAACGGTATGCCATGAAATAG
- a CDS encoding ABC transporter ATP-binding protein produces the protein MPQEKLHKFSNRHLLFRCLGYFWPYKFRMLLAFVAGLIVSPASALTLWIGKHVIDNVLVKQDVSMLKLCVLGVVVLYSVEGVFRFLQTYVMNTTSLFVLNDLRLDMYKKIVRLPSRYFERSQVGMLMSRVLNDVSMLRMSAPSVIMLVRETLQTFFLVGYAVYTDPVLAGWSVVILPVTIWPVVYFGRRMRKLGRRGQSQIADVNVRMQESFNGIRVIKAFANECKEQGRFRKNIWTLTRTLVKQVLASELSSRIMEFITAVGGAAVLYAGGMYVINGNMTPGELVTFIGSLALIYQPIKKISSYNITLQQALAGAERVFDIFDNPDIREEDQGDVVLEPEFHELAVKNVSFTYQSADRPALDGIDLTIRAGERVAVVGPSGSGKTTLVNLVPRFYDPDKGGIFLNGRDVREYTLDSLRLNMGIVSQESFLFNDTIRNNLAYAPGEFSQEQIENAARAAFAHDFIMEQPHGYDTVIGERGAMLSGGQKQRLTIARALLKNPPLLILDEATSALDTESERIVQKALDNLMQDRTSIVIAHRLSTILNADSIVVMQHGRIVDQGRHEELLERCDLYAKLYRMQFGEE, from the coding sequence TTGCCCCAGGAAAAATTGCACAAATTCAGCAATCGGCATCTGCTGTTTCGATGCCTCGGGTATTTCTGGCCCTATAAATTCCGTATGCTTCTGGCCTTTGTGGCCGGACTGATCGTGTCCCCGGCCTCGGCTCTGACCCTGTGGATCGGCAAGCATGTCATTGACAATGTGCTGGTCAAGCAGGACGTGTCCATGCTCAAGCTGTGCGTGCTGGGCGTTGTGGTCCTGTACAGCGTGGAGGGCGTGTTCCGGTTTTTGCAGACCTATGTCATGAACACGACCAGCCTGTTCGTGCTCAATGATCTGCGGCTCGACATGTACAAGAAGATCGTGCGGCTGCCTTCCAGATATTTCGAAAGAAGTCAGGTGGGCATGCTCATGTCCCGCGTGCTCAACGACGTGTCCATGCTGCGCATGAGCGCGCCGTCCGTGATCATGCTGGTGCGCGAGACCTTGCAGACCTTCTTTCTTGTCGGATACGCGGTGTACACCGATCCGGTTCTGGCCGGATGGTCCGTGGTCATCCTGCCGGTCACCATCTGGCCCGTGGTCTACTTCGGTCGACGCATGCGCAAGCTGGGCAGGCGCGGTCAGTCCCAGATCGCGGACGTGAACGTGCGTATGCAGGAGAGCTTCAACGGCATTCGCGTGATCAAGGCGTTTGCCAATGAATGCAAGGAGCAGGGCCGGTTCCGCAAAAACATCTGGACCCTGACCCGCACCCTGGTCAAGCAGGTGCTGGCCAGCGAGCTTTCCTCGCGGATCATGGAATTCATCACCGCCGTGGGCGGCGCTGCCGTGCTGTACGCGGGCGGCATGTACGTGATCAATGGCAACATGACTCCGGGCGAGCTGGTCACGTTCATCGGGTCCCTGGCATTGATCTATCAGCCCATCAAGAAGATCAGCTCCTACAACATCACGTTGCAGCAGGCTCTGGCCGGAGCCGAGCGCGTGTTCGACATCTTCGACAATCCCGACATCCGGGAGGAGGATCAGGGCGATGTGGTGCTGGAGCCGGAGTTCCACGAACTGGCCGTGAAGAACGTCAGCTTTACCTATCAGAGCGCGGATCGTCCGGCTCTGGACGGTATCGACCTGACCATCCGGGCCGGGGAACGCGTGGCCGTGGTCGGGCCTTCCGGCTCGGGCAAGACCACGCTGGTGAATCTGGTGCCCCGGTTCTATGATCCGGACAAGGGCGGCATCTTCCTGAACGGCCGCGACGTGCGGGAGTACACGCTGGACAGCCTGCGTCTGAACATGGGCATCGTGTCTCAGGAAAGTTTTCTGTTCAACGACACCATCCGCAACAATCTGGCCTATGCGCCCGGCGAATTCTCGCAGGAGCAGATCGAAAACGCGGCCCGTGCCGCCTTTGCGCATGATTTCATCATGGAGCAGCCCCATGGCTACGACACGGTCATCGGCGAGCGCGGGGCCATGCTTTCGGGCGGGCAGAAGCAGCGGCTGACCATTGCCCGCGCCCTGCTCAAGAATCCGCCTCTGCTCATTCTGGACGAGGCCACCAGTGCGCTGGACACCGAATCCGAACGCATCGTGCAGAAGGCGCTGGACAATCTGATGCAGGACCGCACCAGCATTGTCATTGCTCACCGGCTGTCCACCATTCTGAACGCGGATTCCATCGTGGTCATGCAGCATGGCAGGATCGTGGATCAGGGCAGGCATGAGGAACTGCTCGAACGGTGCGACCTGTACGCCAAGCTGTATCGCATGCAGTTCGGAGAGGAGTAG
- a CDS encoding NAD-dependent epimerase/dehydratase family protein, which translates to MTAVPAVKTILITGASGYVGAALTQALAGAECRLVLASRSGKAWQPHEARADIRQIRSDFHGSGAWFSAAGVPDAVVHLAANTDATHSFACREELEQCNFGYTRCMADLCVKAGVPLLHLSSTSVYGSCKTEVREEDEAEIHPQSPYAECKRGEELFLARRAERDGLRFAVLRLGTIFGVSPVMRYHTAVHKFCQQAVRGEPVTIWSSAMHQRRPYAYIGDAVRAIRVILAQDAFDGRIYNVATATHSVDDVLGAIRRVVPMLDVRLVDHLIMNDYSFGVNCDRIRELGYRPEGDLTSEVAGIVADIRRRS; encoded by the coding sequence ATGACAGCCGTTCCCGCCGTGAAGACCATTCTGATTACCGGGGCCAGCGGATACGTGGGCGCCGCCCTGACGCAGGCTCTGGCCGGGGCCGAGTGCCGGCTGGTGCTGGCCTCGCGTTCGGGAAAGGCGTGGCAGCCGCACGAAGCCAGGGCGGACATCCGTCAGATCAGGAGTGATTTCCATGGCTCCGGTGCATGGTTCTCGGCTGCGGGAGTTCCGGATGCCGTGGTGCACCTTGCTGCAAACACGGATGCCACGCACAGTTTTGCCTGCCGCGAGGAACTGGAGCAGTGCAACTTCGGCTACACCCGTTGCATGGCGGATTTGTGCGTGAAGGCCGGAGTGCCCCTGCTGCACCTTTCGTCCACATCCGTCTACGGTTCGTGCAAGACCGAGGTGCGCGAGGAGGATGAAGCCGAGATTCATCCCCAGAGCCCCTATGCCGAATGCAAGAGGGGCGAGGAACTTTTTCTGGCTCGTCGGGCGGAACGGGACGGATTGCGGTTCGCGGTGCTGCGGCTGGGAACCATCTTCGGGGTCTCTCCGGTCATGCGCTACCACACCGCGGTGCACAAGTTCTGCCAGCAGGCCGTGCGCGGCGAACCCGTGACGATCTGGTCTTCGGCCATGCATCAGCGCAGGCCGTACGCCTACATCGGGGATGCGGTCCGGGCCATCCGGGTGATTCTGGCACAGGACGCCTTTGACGGACGCATCTACAATGTGGCGACCGCGACGCATTCCGTGGACGATGTGCTGGGAGCCATCCGTCGCGTCGTGCCCATGCTGGATGTCCGGCTCGTGGACCATCTCATCATGAACGACTACAGCTTCGGCGTGAATTGCGACAGGATTCGGGAACTCGGCTATCGACCGGAAGGGGATCTGACTTCGGAAGTGGCCGGAATCGTGGCTGACATTCGGCGCAGGAGCTGA
- a CDS encoding SIMPL domain-containing protein encodes MERKYSFHITLAGLFLAAGMVAGCLVLGNALVDFKAQDRYVTVKGLAEREVPADLAMWPISFSAGANTLPELDQRIKESQKAVIAFLGQQGLGDAEILTSAPRITDNQANMPNQRPPQRYTAQALLTVRSGDIAKIKKAMSVAGDLVSRGVMLVQNWEYRPTFAFTKLNDIKPDMIAEATRNARQAAKQFAQDSGSSVGSIRRASQGYFSLQDRDQFTPEVKKVRVVTTIDYFLED; translated from the coding sequence ATGGAACGCAAATATTCCTTTCACATCACTCTTGCCGGACTGTTTCTGGCCGCAGGCATGGTCGCGGGCTGTCTGGTTCTGGGCAATGCGCTCGTGGATTTCAAGGCGCAGGACCGGTACGTCACGGTCAAGGGACTGGCCGAGCGCGAAGTCCCGGCCGATCTGGCCATGTGGCCCATCAGCTTCAGCGCCGGGGCCAACACCCTGCCCGAGCTGGACCAGCGCATCAAGGAATCCCAGAAGGCCGTGATCGCGTTTCTCGGGCAACAGGGGCTTGGCGACGCGGAAATCCTGACCTCGGCGCCGCGCATCACGGACAATCAGGCCAACATGCCCAATCAGCGGCCTCCCCAGCGGTACACGGCCCAGGCCCTGCTTACGGTGCGGTCCGGGGATATCGCCAAGATCAAGAAGGCCATGTCCGTTGCCGGTGATCTGGTGTCGCGCGGAGTCATGCTGGTGCAGAACTGGGAATACCGGCCGACATTCGCCTTTACCAAGCTCAACGACATCAAGCCCGACATGATTGCAGAGGCCACGCGCAACGCGCGGCAGGCCGCCAAGCAGTTTGCCCAGGATTCCGGCTCCAGTGTCGGGTCCATCCGCAGGGCCAGTCAGGGCTATTTCAGCCTTCAGGATCGGGATCAGTTCACTCCGGAAGTGAAGAAGGTCAGGGTGGTCACCACCATCGACTATTTTCTGGAAGACTAG